The Candidatus Eisenbacteria bacterium genome has a segment encoding these proteins:
- a CDS encoding di-heme oxidoredictase family protein: MNASMVVKRFLRWLLFTLPLGAILFAIAGRLDLPMVWAFFALLSALTLMAVLIVDEEMARERMRRDQRGEDPVRLLLIRLLFLATFVIALLDVGRFHWSDTVPRPLQWAALAVVAASFLWTLLSVRANRFFVPVVRIQSDRGHRVVDAGPYAHVRHPGYLGMVLGAPACPLALGSWLALVPATMVAILFLRRTSHEDRFLRQHLDGYEDYSRRVRYRLLPGVWSWILVGAALLNACGTLMTTAPDPGDVMDGPLDGLTKEELAAFATGDAQFGKPFAIADGLGPIFNNVSCAACHSGDGRGRPENMLTRFSMGGDPVHHMGGPQLQERAIPGAYAEQLPGGVEWSRRLPPPVFGVGLIEAIPVADVLAHADEADANGDGISGRPNWVQPAEFVPAHEPGGGTGPQLGRFSRKAQVSSLIEQTVAAYAEDIGITSDFRTVENYDPLASPANAAADRVSDPELPAADVIAVVTYLRLLAPPAPGAMNASRERGRTVFASVGCASCHVPVLRTGPSKIRALANRDVALYSDLLLHDMGDGLADYRPDGSADGREWRTTPLWGLRVMREFLNGEAFLLHDGRARSVDQAIRLHGGEAQAARDGFIALPESDRKALLDFVESR; this comes from the coding sequence ATGAACGCGTCGATGGTCGTGAAGCGCTTCCTCCGATGGCTGCTGTTCACCCTTCCTCTGGGCGCCATCTTGTTCGCCATCGCGGGCCGCCTCGATCTTCCCATGGTGTGGGCTTTCTTTGCCTTGCTCTCGGCTCTCACGCTGATGGCCGTCCTCATCGTCGACGAAGAAATGGCCCGGGAGCGCATGCGCCGGGATCAGCGCGGCGAAGACCCGGTGCGGCTCCTGCTGATCCGGCTGCTGTTCCTGGCCACGTTCGTGATCGCCCTGCTCGACGTGGGCCGGTTCCATTGGTCCGACACCGTGCCGCGACCGCTGCAATGGGCGGCGCTCGCGGTGGTCGCCGCTTCGTTCCTGTGGACGCTCCTCTCGGTCCGCGCCAACCGCTTCTTCGTTCCCGTGGTGCGCATCCAGAGTGACCGCGGCCATCGCGTGGTGGATGCCGGGCCTTACGCTCACGTGCGCCACCCGGGCTATCTGGGCATGGTGCTCGGAGCTCCCGCCTGTCCCCTGGCGCTCGGCTCGTGGCTGGCGCTCGTGCCCGCCACGATGGTCGCGATCCTCTTCCTTCGCCGCACCTCGCATGAAGACCGCTTCCTCCGTCAGCACCTCGACGGCTACGAGGACTACTCGAGGCGCGTGCGCTATCGGCTGCTTCCCGGCGTCTGGTCCTGGATCCTGGTCGGCGCGGCTCTGCTCAACGCGTGCGGGACGCTGATGACCACGGCTCCGGACCCCGGCGACGTGATGGACGGGCCGCTCGACGGCCTGACGAAGGAAGAGCTCGCCGCGTTCGCCACCGGGGACGCGCAGTTCGGGAAGCCGTTCGCGATCGCCGATGGACTGGGTCCGATCTTCAACAACGTCTCGTGCGCCGCCTGCCACAGCGGGGACGGCCGCGGCCGGCCGGAGAACATGCTCACGCGCTTCAGCATGGGCGGCGATCCCGTGCACCACATGGGCGGGCCTCAGCTCCAGGAGCGCGCGATTCCCGGCGCGTACGCCGAGCAGCTTCCGGGCGGCGTCGAGTGGTCGCGCCGGCTTCCGCCGCCGGTCTTCGGCGTGGGGCTGATCGAGGCGATCCCTGTCGCGGATGTGCTGGCCCACGCCGACGAAGCCGATGCGAACGGGGACGGCATCTCGGGCCGGCCCAATTGGGTTCAGCCCGCCGAGTTCGTGCCGGCGCACGAGCCGGGAGGAGGGACCGGCCCGCAGCTCGGACGGTTCAGCCGCAAGGCCCAGGTCTCGAGCCTGATCGAGCAGACGGTCGCGGCCTACGCGGAAGACATCGGCATCACGTCCGACTTCCGAACGGTCGAGAACTACGACCCGCTCGCCTCACCCGCCAACGCTGCGGCCGATCGGGTGAGCGATCCGGAGCTGCCGGCGGCGGACGTGATCGCGGTGGTGACCTATCTGCGACTCTTAGCGCCCCCGGCGCCCGGTGCGATGAACGCATCCCGCGAGCGAGGGCGCACGGTGTTCGCGTCGGTCGGCTGCGCAAGCTGCCACGTGCCGGTGTTGCGCACCGGTCCCAGCAAGATCCGCGCGCTGGCCAACCGTGACGTCGCGCTCTACTCCGACCTGCTCCTCCACGACATGGGAGATGGTCTCGCCGACTACCGCCCGGATGGAAGCGCCGACGGGCGGGAATGGCGCACCACGCCGCTGTGGGGCTTGCGAGTCATGCGCGAGTTCCTGAACGGCGAGGCGTTCCTGCTCCACGATGGCCGGGCGCGCAGCGTCGACCAGGCCATCCGGCTGCACGGCGGGGAGGCCCAGGCGGCGCGCGACGGGTTCATCGCGCTTCCCGAGAGCGACCGCAAGGCACTGCTGGACTTCGTGGAGTCGCGATGA
- a CDS encoding alpha-ketoacid dehydrogenase subunit beta: MPQMTMVQAIQDALRIALREDPRVVLMGEDVGKNGGVFRVTEGLQAEFGAERVADTPLAENGIVGGAIGMALYGMKPVAEIQFVDFIYPAFDQIVSELAKMRWRSAGQYACPVVVRAPYGGGIRGGLYHSQSPEAYFCHTAGLTVVIPATPTEAKGLLLSAIAGEDPVIFLEPKRLYRTLKEDVPEGRFTTPLSKAEVVREGTECTVIAYGAMVPVALEAAKEAESRGVSVEVVNLRTLVPLDADTMLESVRKTGRVVILHEAPRTCGFGAELSALIAEQALTSLQAPVLRVTGYDTPFPYTLEHAYLPDAARVLRALEHVMRY, from the coding sequence GTGCCCCAGATGACGATGGTGCAGGCGATCCAGGACGCGCTCCGGATCGCGCTTCGCGAGGACCCGCGTGTGGTGCTGATGGGTGAGGACGTCGGCAAGAACGGCGGCGTCTTTCGCGTGACCGAAGGCCTGCAGGCGGAGTTCGGGGCCGAGCGCGTGGCCGACACGCCGCTGGCCGAGAACGGCATCGTCGGCGGCGCGATCGGCATGGCGCTCTACGGCATGAAGCCGGTCGCCGAGATCCAGTTCGTCGACTTCATCTACCCGGCGTTCGACCAGATCGTCTCCGAGCTGGCCAAGATGCGCTGGCGCTCCGCCGGCCAGTACGCGTGTCCGGTCGTGGTGCGCGCCCCCTACGGCGGTGGCATTCGCGGCGGTCTCTACCACTCGCAGAGCCCGGAAGCGTACTTCTGCCACACCGCGGGGCTCACGGTGGTGATCCCTGCCACACCGACCGAAGCCAAAGGCCTCCTCCTCTCCGCCATCGCGGGCGAGGACCCGGTGATCTTCCTCGAGCCCAAGCGTCTCTATCGCACCCTGAAGGAAGACGTTCCGGAGGGCCGCTTCACCACGCCCCTCTCCAAGGCGGAGGTGGTCCGGGAGGGCACGGAGTGCACGGTGATCGCCTACGGCGCGATGGTGCCGGTGGCGCTCGAGGCCGCGAAGGAAGCCGAGTCGCGCGGCGTCTCGGTCGAGGTCGTGAATCTGCGCACGCTGGTTCCACTCGATGCCGACACCATGCTGGAGAGCGTGCGCAAGACCGGTCGCGTGGTGATCCTCCACGAGGCGCCGCGCACCTGCGGATTCGGCGCCGAGCTGTCGGCGCTGATCGCCGAGCAGGCGCTGACCTCCCTGCAGGCCCCGGTCCTCAGGGTCACCGGCTACGACACGCCGTTCCCCTACACGCTCGAGCACGCCTATCTCCCGGATGCCGCCCGGGTGCTGCGCGCGCTCGAGCACGTGATGCGCTACTAG
- a CDS encoding dihydrolipoamide acetyltransferase family protein: MAFEVKLPDIGEGVAEGEIVRWMVKPGDAVKEHQPMVEVMTDKASVEIPAPRTGTIKALHAQEGEVVPVGTVIVSIDVDGADAPAAVAAPEHAAGAAKATTAAAVRATSAARTRVQATPAVRQLAQQLGVALEGIAGSGPEGAVTADDVRRAAEGGPAKAAAPAKTAPATPSGETRVPLRGLRRKIAEHMRHSLDTAAHFTFVAECDMTAVVEHREWLLPRARKAGVPLTYLAYLVKALIEPLRKYPLLNASLDDEKGEVVIKPDIHVGIATATEEGLMVPVIHEADRRTLLEIAVEIHRLARGAREGKLEVRELQGGTFTVTSTGARGGLLATPILHHPQVAILGVHEVKKKPAVVDGQIVARDMTNLSLSLDHRVVDGAVGADFLYEVIARLQHPEAWLTPEAIG, encoded by the coding sequence ATGGCTTTCGAGGTGAAACTTCCCGACATCGGTGAAGGCGTGGCCGAGGGGGAGATCGTGCGCTGGATGGTGAAGCCGGGAGACGCGGTGAAGGAGCACCAGCCGATGGTCGAGGTCATGACCGACAAGGCCAGCGTCGAAATTCCGGCGCCGCGCACCGGGACGATCAAAGCACTCCACGCGCAGGAGGGCGAGGTCGTGCCGGTCGGCACGGTCATCGTCTCGATCGATGTGGACGGCGCGGACGCCCCGGCCGCCGTGGCGGCCCCCGAGCATGCGGCCGGCGCCGCGAAGGCCACGACCGCCGCGGCGGTCAGAGCGACCTCGGCCGCGCGCACCCGTGTCCAGGCGACGCCTGCGGTCCGGCAGCTCGCCCAGCAGCTCGGCGTGGCGCTCGAAGGCATCGCGGGCAGCGGCCCCGAGGGGGCGGTTACGGCCGACGACGTTCGCCGGGCGGCGGAAGGCGGTCCCGCGAAGGCCGCCGCTCCAGCGAAGACCGCACCGGCGACCCCGTCCGGCGAGACCCGCGTGCCCCTGCGGGGTCTGCGCCGCAAGATCGCCGAGCACATGCGGCATTCGCTCGACACCGCCGCGCACTTCACGTTCGTGGCCGAGTGCGACATGACCGCGGTCGTCGAGCATCGCGAGTGGCTCCTCCCCCGCGCCCGCAAGGCGGGCGTCCCGCTCACCTACCTGGCGTATCTGGTGAAAGCGCTGATCGAGCCTCTGCGCAAGTACCCTCTGCTCAACGCGAGCCTCGACGACGAGAAAGGCGAGGTCGTGATCAAGCCCGACATCCACGTCGGCATCGCCACCGCCACCGAGGAGGGATTGATGGTGCCGGTGATCCACGAGGCCGACCGCCGCACGCTGCTCGAGATCGCGGTCGAGATCCATCGCCTGGCGCGCGGCGCGCGCGAAGGCAAGCTCGAGGTGCGCGAGCTCCAGGGCGGGACGTTCACCGTGACCAGCACCGGGGCCCGCGGAGGCCTCCTCGCCACGCCCATCCTTCATCACCCTCAAGTGGCGATCCTCGGGGTCCACGAGGTGAAGAAGAAGCCCGCGGTGGTGGACGGCCAGATCGTTGCGCGCGACATGACGAACCTGTCGCTCTCGCTCGACCATCGCGTCGTCGACGGCGCGGTCGGCGCGGACTTCCTCTACGAAGTGATCGCCCGGCTCCAGCATCCCGAAGCCTGGCTCACGCCGGAGGCCATCGGATGA
- a CDS encoding antibiotic biosynthesis monooxygenase, giving the protein MLVVVWEYRAKPERVDDFESFYRPDGPWGELFRQSPAFVSTTLMKDLRDAQRFVVADRWTSEIVYEEFKRERAEEYNSLSERGARLYEHEREIGRFDFLD; this is encoded by the coding sequence ATGCTGGTCGTGGTGTGGGAGTATCGCGCCAAGCCCGAGCGGGTCGATGACTTCGAGTCCTTCTATCGTCCGGATGGCCCATGGGGCGAGCTGTTCCGCCAGTCGCCCGCGTTCGTCAGCACCACGTTGATGAAGGACCTGCGCGACGCGCAGCGGTTCGTGGTCGCCGATCGCTGGACCAGCGAGATCGTGTACGAGGAGTTCAAGCGCGAGCGCGCGGAGGAGTACAACTCACTCTCGGAGCGGGGCGCGCGGCTCTACGAGCACGAGCGGGAGATCGGTCGGTTCGACTTCCTGGATTGA